The nucleotide sequence CGCCCCGAGGAACTCAAAGGGACCGTCGGTCGTGCGGACGTTCTTGGTGACGTTGAAATCGGCGTGGGACTCGGTGCGGCGCAGCACGGCGCGGATGCGGGCGATGAGCTCGTTGTAGCTGAAAGGCTTGGTGATGTAGTCATCGCCGCCCATGTTCAGGCCCTGGATCTTGGACTCGTCGTGCGCGTTCGCCGTGAGGAAGATAACGGGCGTGGTGATGTCCTGGTCCTTGAGCTGTTTCATCAACTCGAAGCCCGAACCGTCGGGGAGGTTGACGTCGAGGAGCAGGAGGTTGGCGAAGTTATGCTGCAGGAAGCGCAGGGCCGGCACGGAGCGCGGGTAGATCTGCACATTCATGCCCGCCTCCTCCAAGTGTTGGGCGATGATCTTGGAAAGTTCGACTTCGTCTTCGACCACGACGATGAGGGGACGGGGTTCGGCGCACATAGACAGAGTGGATTGAGAGGAGAGGGACTGGTACCCTTTTTACAATTCGCCCGGGCTTTGTCAAAGCCTACTTAAGCCTATCTGAGGGCATAGAATACTTGTCATTCCCGGGCTGGGAACCTTCGCTGCCCCCATGAAGGTAACGCTCGGATTGCTCCAACATGCCTGCACGGCCGACCCGGCGCAGAATCTCCGTAAAACCCTGGCCCTGACCGAACAGGCGGCCAAGCGCGGGGCGAAGATCATCTGCACGCAGGAGCTCTTCCGGTCCCAGTATTTCTGCCAGAGCGAGGACCATGCGAATTTCAAGCTGGCCGAGTCCATCCCGGGGCCGAGCACCGCGGCGTTTCAGAAGCTGGCGAAGAAATACCGCGTGGTGATCGTGGCCTCGTTGTTTGAGAAGCGCGCCGGCGGCCTCTACCACAACACGGCGGTGATCATTGATGCGGACGGCCAGCTGCTCGGGATCTACCGGAAGATGCATATCCCGGACGATCCGCTCTACTACGAGAAGTTCTATTTCACGCCCGGGGACACGGGCTTCCGGGCCTGGCAGACGAAATACGGCAAGATCGGCGTGCTGATCTGCTGGGACCAGTGGTATCCCGAAGGTGCCCGGCTCACGGCGTTGCAGGGTGCGGAGGTCCTGTTTTACCCCACGGCCATCGGCTGGCATCCGCAAGAGAAGAAGCAGTACGGCCAGAACCAGCACGGCGCATGGGAGACGATCCAGCGGGCGCACGGCGTGGCCAACGGCTGCTTTGTCGCCGCGATCAACCGCATCGGTACGGAAAGGCCGGTGGGCGGCGATGGCATCGAGTTCTGGGGGCAGAGCTTTGTGTCGGGCACGAGCGGCGAAATCCTGGCCAAGGCCTCCGTGGATAAGGAGGAAATCCTGCTCGTCCCGGTGGATCTGGGCAGCGTGGATACCACCCGCACGCACTGGCCGTTCCTGCGCGACCGCCGGATCGACGCGTACGGCGACATCACGAAGCGATTCATTGACTAAGCCATGGCCGTGAAAAAAACGCCCGCCGCGCTCGGCTTCCGGATGCCGGCCGAGTGGGAGCCGCAGGAGGCCGTGTGGCTGTCGTGGCCGCACAACCACGCGACCTGGCCCGGGCAGTTCCGGCCAATTCCGTATGTGTTCGCCGAAATCGTGCGGCAGATCAGCCGGTTTGAGGCAGTGCGGATCAATTGTGCCGCCGCGCTTCAACCGCGCGCGAAGCGCCTGTGTGCCAAAGCCGGGGCGGACATGAAGCGCGTGACCTTCTACAATCACCCGACGAACGACGCATGGTGTCGCGACCATGGCCCGATCTTCGTGAAGCATGATCGCACGGGCGAGGTGGCGGTGACCGATTGGGTGCACAATGCTTGGGGCGGCAAGTACCCGCCCTACGACCTCGACAACCTCATTCCGCCCAGCATCGCCCGGAAACTGAAACTCCGCCGGTTTGAAAACGATCTGGTGCTCGAAGGCGGCTCGATCGACGTAAACGGGGCCGGCCTGCTGCTCACGAGCGAGCAATGCCTGTTGAATCCGAACCGCAATCCGCACCTGACGCGGGCGCAGATCGAGCAAAATCTCCGGGACTACCTGGGCGTGAAGCAGGTGCTGTGGGTGGGCGAGGGGATCGTGGGCGACGACACGGACGGGCACATCGATGACATCACGCGATTCTTCAAGGCCGACGGTTTCATCACCTGCGTCGAACCCCAGCAGCGCGACCCCAACCACCGGTTGCTGGCCGAGAATCTCGAGCGGCTGCGTGGTTTCCGCACGCCGGGGGGGCGCAAATTTGAAATCGTGGAACTGCCCATGCCAGCGCAACTCGCTTTCCGCGGGCAGCGGGTGCCGGCCAGCTACGCGAATTTCCTGATCATCAACGGGGCCGTGCTCGTGCCGCAGTTCCGGCAGCCGAAGCGCGACGCCGCCGCCTGCGCGATCATCGGGAACTGTTTCCCCGGCCGGGAGGTCATTCCCATCGACTGCTATCACCTGATCTGGGGTCTCGGCACCCTGCACTGCATTTCGCAACAACAGCCGGCCTGAAACCATGAAAACCCTCCCGCTTCTGGCCGCCTTGGCCGCCCTGCTATTCGCCGGCTGTGAATCCACCTCGTTTTCCGACCGCTTCGAGACCGTGCCGCCGCAGGTGCAGTCGGTGCCAGGTGAAGTCGAGGAAGTCTACTTCGCGGCCCAAAAGGCCTTCAAGCGGTTGGATTTTGTGCTGACGCGCTCGTCCATGGGCCGCGTCGAGGCGGCGAGTGCCATCAGGACCAGCGAGACCTTTGGTGACTCCCGGCAGATGATCGCCCGGCTCAAAATCACCCAGGGTGAGGCCGGCCAATCCGAGGTGGCCCTGAGCCTGACCGAGGAGGCGGTCAGCGCCTCGATGGGCGGGACGCGGCAGCAGGGGCTGCGGGACCATGGCTTCTACCAGCTCTATTTCGCTACGCTGCAGCAGGTTTTGGTGGAGCGGGCGACGGACCGGGCGGTCGAGAAAAACTGATTATTCTCTTGCCGGGCGGAGGGGGATCGGGGACTTTTTGCCCCTTACGCGGCGTTCTTAGGTCAGGCCGGTGTTGCCGCACGCTCCCACCGGCTTGTCAGACAGTCCAACCCTCAACCAGCGGATCCGCAAGGATCCACCCCGGATTGCCGGACGTGCCGGAGCACGCGGCCGACTTTCCGAACATCGTCATCATGAGTTCGCTAATGCAAGAACTGCTCGCCCAGAGCACCTTCGACAAACTGAAGGCCGGTAGCATCGTCTCGGGCGTCATCACTGAAATCCGCGCCAATGAAGTCGTCGTCGACATCGGCGGCAAAGCGGAAGGCGTCATCCCCGCCAACGAGTTCTCCGATCTCGGTGAACTCCAGATCGGCTCCACCATCGAGGTCATCCTCGAGAAGCTCGAGGACAAGGAGGGCAACCCCATCCTCTCCTACGAGCAGGCGCAGCAGAAGAAGAACTGGGAAAACATCCTCTCGAAGTGCCAGGAGGGCGCCATCGTCCCCGGCCGCGTGAAGACCAAGGTGAAGGGCGGCCTG is from Lacunisphaera limnophila and encodes:
- a CDS encoding response regulator transcription factor: MCAEPRPLIVVVEDEVELSKIIAQHLEEAGMNVQIYPRSVPALRFLQHNFANLLLLDVNLPDGSGFELMKQLKDQDITTPVIFLTANAHDESKIQGLNMGGDDYITKPFSYNELIARIRAVLRRTESHADFNVTKNVRTTDGPFEFLGAQIHPERLEIGFPNGTTLKTGRKELGILAYLHTHRNVVITRKELIHSVWGIHADIRSRSLDQYIVKVRAAFGKNGISLDCFKTVHGIGYIFEPPAA
- a CDS encoding carbon-nitrogen hydrolase; this translates as MKVTLGLLQHACTADPAQNLRKTLALTEQAAKRGAKIICTQELFRSQYFCQSEDHANFKLAESIPGPSTAAFQKLAKKYRVVIVASLFEKRAGGLYHNTAVIIDADGQLLGIYRKMHIPDDPLYYEKFYFTPGDTGFRAWQTKYGKIGVLICWDQWYPEGARLTALQGAEVLFYPTAIGWHPQEKKQYGQNQHGAWETIQRAHGVANGCFVAAINRIGTERPVGGDGIEFWGQSFVSGTSGEILAKASVDKEEILLVPVDLGSVDTTRTHWPFLRDRRIDAYGDITKRFID
- a CDS encoding agmatine deiminase family protein, which codes for MAVKKTPAALGFRMPAEWEPQEAVWLSWPHNHATWPGQFRPIPYVFAEIVRQISRFEAVRINCAAALQPRAKRLCAKAGADMKRVTFYNHPTNDAWCRDHGPIFVKHDRTGEVAVTDWVHNAWGGKYPPYDLDNLIPPSIARKLKLRRFENDLVLEGGSIDVNGAGLLLTSEQCLLNPNRNPHLTRAQIEQNLRDYLGVKQVLWVGEGIVGDDTDGHIDDITRFFKADGFITCVEPQQRDPNHRLLAENLERLRGFRTPGGRKFEIVELPMPAQLAFRGQRVPASYANFLIINGAVLVPQFRQPKRDAAACAIIGNCFPGREVIPIDCYHLIWGLGTLHCISQQQPA